In Mycolicibacterium mucogenicum DSM 44124, the following are encoded in one genomic region:
- a CDS encoding ABC transporter family substrate-binding protein, with protein MASRRSQLVVALVTLIALVAGCSSEYRGSSAGAPKLGAANDLNPRDPATLRDGGNLRLALTAFPDNFNTLNIDGNTVDTAAILRPTLPRAFIVGPDGSTTVNHDYFTDIQLTSTNPQVVTYTINPKAVWSDGAPITWEDIAAEVTATTGKDPRFQIASPNGSERVASVTRGVDDRQAVMTFTRPYAEWRGMFAGNGMLLPKVSTTDPEVFNKGQLNKPGPSAGPFVVSNVDRGAQRITLTRNPKWWGARPLLDSITFLVLDDAARIPALQNNAIDATGLGSIDDMVRARRTKGVDIRTAPGPTWSHLTFNGAPGSILADPAVRHAVAMGIDRKTIVTVLQHGLVDNPVPLNNHIYVAGQAGYQNNSGGTPFDPEAARRELDALGWKLPAGRSVREKDGKPLKVRIVFYDAPSGRQIGQLTQKTLADIGVKLELVVSSGADFFSQYIIPSNFDIAAFAWQGDAFPLSGLTQIYASGGESNFGKVGTPEIDAKIEQTLDELDPVKAQALANQLDRMLWAETFSLPLAQSPGNAAVRSTLANYGPAGLGDLNYMTIGFIKS; from the coding sequence ATGGCGTCCCGTCGCAGTCAACTGGTGGTGGCCCTCGTGACCTTGATCGCCCTGGTGGCCGGTTGCTCGAGCGAGTACCGCGGGTCCAGCGCCGGCGCGCCGAAACTCGGTGCGGCCAACGACCTCAACCCACGCGACCCGGCGACCCTGAGGGACGGCGGCAATCTGCGCCTGGCGCTCACCGCGTTCCCGGACAACTTCAACACGCTGAACATCGACGGCAACACCGTCGACACCGCCGCGATCCTCCGGCCCACCCTGCCGCGGGCGTTCATCGTCGGACCCGACGGTTCGACCACCGTCAACCACGACTACTTCACGGACATCCAGCTCACCAGCACCAATCCGCAGGTGGTCACCTACACCATCAACCCCAAGGCGGTCTGGAGCGACGGCGCCCCGATCACCTGGGAGGACATCGCCGCCGAGGTCACCGCGACGACCGGGAAGGACCCCCGGTTCCAGATCGCGAGCCCCAACGGCAGCGAGCGGGTGGCCTCGGTGACCCGCGGCGTCGACGACCGGCAGGCCGTCATGACGTTCACCCGGCCCTACGCCGAGTGGCGCGGCATGTTCGCGGGCAACGGCATGTTGCTGCCCAAGGTCTCGACGACCGATCCCGAGGTGTTCAACAAGGGACAGCTGAACAAGCCCGGGCCGTCGGCCGGTCCGTTCGTCGTCTCGAACGTCGACCGCGGCGCGCAGCGAATCACGTTGACCCGCAATCCGAAATGGTGGGGCGCCCGGCCGCTGCTGGACAGCATCACGTTCCTCGTCCTCGACGACGCTGCGCGTATCCCGGCGCTGCAGAACAACGCCATCGATGCCACCGGGCTGGGCTCGATCGACGACATGGTGCGCGCCCGGCGCACCAAGGGGGTCGACATCCGCACCGCGCCGGGACCCACCTGGTCGCACCTGACCTTCAACGGCGCGCCCGGTTCGATCCTCGCCGATCCGGCAGTGCGGCATGCGGTCGCCATGGGCATCGACCGAAAAACCATCGTGACGGTCCTGCAGCACGGCCTGGTGGACAACCCGGTGCCACTCAACAACCACATCTACGTCGCGGGGCAGGCCGGCTACCAGAACAACAGCGGCGGGACACCTTTCGACCCGGAGGCGGCACGGCGCGAACTCGACGCGCTGGGCTGGAAGCTGCCCGCGGGCCGCTCGGTGCGGGAGAAGGACGGCAAGCCGTTGAAGGTGCGGATCGTCTTCTACGACGCCCCGAGCGGCCGGCAGATCGGGCAGCTGACGCAGAAAACCCTCGCCGATATCGGCGTCAAGCTGGAACTCGTGGTGTCCTCGGGCGCAGACTTCTTCAGCCAGTACATCATTCCCAGTAACTTCGACATCGCCGCCTTCGCCTGGCAGGGCGACGCCTTCCCGTTGAGTGGTCTGACCCAGATCTACGCCTCGGGCGGCGAGAGCAACTTCGGCAAGGTCGGCACGCCCGAGATCGACGCCAAGATCGAGCAGACGCTCGACGAACTCGATCCCGTCAAGGCACAGGCCCTGGCCAATCAGCTGGACCGCATGCTGTGGGCCGAAACGTTCAGCCTGCCGCTCGCGCAATCCCCCGGAAACGCTGCGGTCCGAAGCACTTTGGCCAACTACGGCCCAGCGGGCCTGGGTGACCTCAACTACATGACGATCGGCTTCATCAAGTCCTGA
- a CDS encoding ABC transporter ATP-binding protein: MTTPLLEVRDLTVTFQTSDEDVSAVRGMNFHIAPGEVLALVGESGAGKSATAMAVVGLLPEHAQVTGSVKLQGKQLVGLDDDAMSQVRGRVIGTVFQDPMSALTPVYTVGDQIAEALRVHDRSMDRRAARARAVELLELVGIKQPAARARAFPHELSGGERQRVVIATAIANDPDLIICDEPTTALDVTVQAQILDVLRTARDVTGAGVLMITHDLGVVAEFADRAMVMYAGRAVETAPVANLYRDRVMPYTVGLLGSVPRLDAPQGSRLVPIPGAPPSMAALPPGCPFAPRCPLADDDCRAAEPALLDVAPGHAAACIHTDQVTGRSAAEIYGVATEPEVVADDGADRPVVLAVSDLVKTFKLSGGMLRRKVGELRAVDGVSLQLRQGRTLGIVGESGSGKTTTLHQILNLTAPQSGSITVLGHDVAGLTRETRRELRGDLQVVFQDPVAALDPRLPVFDVLSEPLRVGGFDKNRIDDRVTELLGIVGLRHEDAARYPAEFSGGQKQRIGIARALARQPKILALDEPVSALDVSIQAGIINLLLDLQQRFDLSYLFVSHDLSVVRHLAHTVAVMYKGAVVEQGDAAQVFSAPQDPYTQRLLDAVPQPGGE; this comes from the coding sequence ATGACCACGCCGCTGCTCGAGGTCCGCGACCTCACCGTCACCTTCCAGACGTCCGACGAGGACGTCTCGGCGGTGCGCGGCATGAACTTTCACATCGCGCCCGGCGAGGTGCTGGCCTTGGTCGGTGAATCGGGCGCCGGTAAGTCCGCGACCGCGATGGCGGTGGTGGGCCTGCTGCCCGAGCACGCGCAGGTGACCGGTTCGGTGAAACTGCAGGGCAAGCAGCTCGTCGGGCTCGATGACGACGCGATGTCCCAGGTGCGCGGCCGGGTGATCGGCACGGTGTTCCAGGACCCGATGTCGGCGCTCACCCCCGTGTACACCGTCGGTGACCAGATCGCCGAAGCCCTTCGCGTGCACGACCGTTCGATGGACCGGCGCGCCGCGCGCGCCCGGGCGGTCGAACTGCTCGAACTCGTCGGCATCAAGCAGCCCGCGGCCCGCGCTCGCGCGTTCCCGCATGAGCTGTCGGGCGGTGAGCGCCAGCGCGTCGTCATCGCCACCGCGATCGCCAACGACCCCGACCTCATCATCTGCGACGAACCCACCACGGCGCTCGACGTCACCGTGCAGGCACAGATCCTCGACGTGCTGCGCACCGCACGCGACGTCACCGGCGCCGGGGTGCTGATGATCACGCACGACCTGGGTGTGGTCGCCGAATTCGCCGACCGCGCAATGGTGATGTACGCCGGCCGGGCTGTCGAGACCGCGCCGGTGGCGAACCTGTACCGCGACCGGGTGATGCCGTACACCGTCGGCCTGCTGGGCTCGGTGCCGCGGCTCGACGCGCCGCAGGGCTCGCGGTTGGTGCCGATCCCCGGCGCGCCACCGTCGATGGCGGCACTCCCGCCGGGTTGCCCCTTCGCGCCGCGCTGCCCGCTGGCCGACGACGACTGCCGGGCGGCCGAACCCGCGCTGCTGGACGTCGCGCCCGGGCACGCCGCCGCCTGCATCCACACCGACCAGGTGACTGGGCGCAGCGCAGCCGAAATCTACGGGGTGGCAACCGAACCCGAGGTCGTCGCGGATGACGGTGCCGACCGGCCGGTGGTGCTCGCGGTGAGCGACCTGGTCAAGACGTTCAAGCTCAGCGGCGGGATGCTGCGGCGCAAGGTCGGCGAGCTGCGCGCCGTCGACGGCGTCAGCCTGCAGCTGCGGCAGGGCCGCACCCTGGGCATCGTCGGTGAATCGGGCTCCGGCAAGACCACCACGCTGCACCAGATCCTGAATCTGACCGCGCCGCAATCGGGTTCGATCACGGTGCTCGGCCACGACGTGGCCGGCCTGACCCGCGAGACGCGCCGCGAGCTGCGCGGCGACCTGCAGGTGGTGTTCCAGGACCCGGTGGCGGCGCTGGATCCGCGACTGCCGGTGTTCGACGTGCTGTCCGAACCCTTGCGAGTCGGCGGTTTCGACAAGAACCGGATCGACGACCGCGTCACCGAACTGCTCGGCATCGTCGGGCTGCGACACGAGGACGCGGCCCGCTACCCAGCCGAGTTCTCCGGTGGTCAGAAGCAGCGCATCGGCATCGCCCGGGCCCTGGCGCGTCAGCCCAAGATTCTGGCGCTCGACGAACCGGTGTCGGCGCTGGACGTCTCGATCCAGGCCGGCATCATCAACCTGCTACTGGACCTGCAGCAGCGCTTCGACCTGTCGTATCTGTTTGTCTCGCATGACCTTTCGGTTGTCCGCCATCTCGCCCACACCGTGGCGGTGATGTACAAGGGCGCCGTCGTCGAACAAGGCGATGCCGCACAAGTTTTCAGCGCCCCGCAGGACCCGTACACCCAGCGGCTGCTCGATGCCGTGCCGCAGCCGGGAGGTGAATGA